The following proteins are encoded in a genomic region of Enterocloster clostridioformis:
- a CDS encoding SDR family oxidoreductase, which translates to MVYDYKEKFSVRGKKCIVTGGAQGLSRGMAEGLLENGAEVVLMDLQKEKLEQAVEEYCGKGYKAHGVAGDLSKKAELDRMFDEAMELLGGKLDVMIPAAGIQRRYEPWEFPEEMWNLVINVDLNHVWFMCQRAIQVMRDKDTVGKIINIGSMNSFFGGTTVPAYSAAKGAVTQLSKSIASDCADHSICCNVIAPGYMDTEMCANMSQERKDECTKRIAAGRWGRPEDLKGPVLFLASSASDYLNGAVIPVDGGFLVKS; encoded by the coding sequence ATGGTATACGACTATAAGGAAAAATTCAGTGTCCGGGGAAAGAAGTGCATTGTGACCGGCGGGGCTCAGGGCCTGTCCAGAGGTATGGCGGAAGGGCTTTTGGAAAACGGCGCCGAGGTGGTTTTGATGGATCTCCAGAAGGAGAAGCTGGAACAAGCGGTGGAAGAATACTGCGGGAAGGGCTATAAGGCCCACGGCGTAGCCGGCGACCTGTCCAAAAAGGCAGAACTGGACCGGATGTTCGATGAGGCTATGGAACTGCTGGGAGGAAAGCTTGATGTTATGATTCCGGCCGCAGGCATCCAGAGACGTTATGAGCCATGGGAGTTTCCGGAGGAGATGTGGAACCTGGTGATTAATGTGGACTTAAATCATGTGTGGTTTATGTGCCAGCGGGCCATTCAGGTCATGCGGGACAAGGATACCGTTGGCAAGATCATCAACATCGGTTCTATGAATTCCTTCTTTGGCGGAACTACCGTGCCGGCGTATTCTGCGGCAAAAGGAGCTGTGACTCAGCTTTCTAAGAGTATTGCCTCCGACTGCGCGGATCACAGCATCTGCTGCAATGTAATCGCCCCGGGCTATATGGACACGGAGATGTGTGCTAATATGAGCCAGGAGCGCAAGGACGAGTGTACGAAGCGGATTGCCGCAGGCCGGTGGGGCAGACCCGAGGACTTAAAGGGGCCCGTACTGTTTTTAGCTTCCTCTGCCAGCGACTATTTAAACGGTGCGGTTATCCCTGTAGACGGAGGATTTCTGGTGAAGTCATAG
- a CDS encoding enolase C-terminal domain-like protein produces MAVTIENIRVICTAPEGINLLAVRVDTNVPGLYGLGCGTFSYRHLAVKLVVEEYLTPLLKGRNAENIEELWQLMYQNGYWRGGPIENNAISGIDMALWDIKGKLAGMPLYQLFGGRVREGVPVYRHADGRDLEELCENIERYRELGIQNIRCQCRGYGGERYGVIPETAPQGALPGVYLDGARYVRDTVKLFAGIRDKIGYDVKLIHDVHERVAPPEAVKLARELEPFDLLFLEDPVCAEQTKWLREIRCHSEVPIAQGELFNRSIDWRDLISGHLIDYIRVHISQIGGITPARKLQMFAEQYGVRTAWHGPGDMSPIAHAANVHIDLAAMNFGVQEWSGIEPPNFVIQDLKGPKGALLEVFPGLPEFRNGYVYPNERPGLGVDINEREAAKYPCENTVTIWTQTRNRDGTLQTP; encoded by the coding sequence GTGGCAGTGACAATTGAGAATATCAGAGTTATCTGCACGGCACCAGAGGGGATTAACCTTCTGGCCGTGCGGGTGGACACCAATGTGCCGGGCCTTTACGGCCTGGGCTGCGGAACCTTTTCCTATCGACATCTGGCGGTGAAGCTGGTGGTGGAAGAGTATCTGACGCCGCTTTTAAAGGGAAGAAATGCGGAAAATATAGAGGAACTATGGCAGCTAATGTATCAGAATGGATACTGGCGGGGAGGTCCCATTGAAAACAACGCGATCTCGGGAATTGATATGGCCCTTTGGGATATTAAGGGAAAATTGGCTGGTATGCCTCTGTATCAGCTGTTCGGCGGCAGGGTGCGCGAGGGAGTGCCTGTTTACCGCCACGCGGATGGAAGGGATTTGGAGGAGCTCTGCGAAAATATTGAGAGGTACCGGGAACTGGGTATCCAGAATATCCGCTGCCAGTGCAGAGGATACGGAGGGGAACGTTACGGTGTGATTCCTGAAACCGCCCCCCAAGGTGCTCTGCCAGGAGTTTACCTGGACGGAGCCCGCTATGTGCGGGACACGGTAAAGCTGTTTGCGGGAATCCGGGACAAAATCGGGTATGACGTCAAGCTGATTCACGATGTCCATGAGCGGGTGGCACCGCCGGAAGCAGTGAAGCTGGCCAGGGAGCTGGAACCCTTTGACCTGCTGTTTTTAGAGGATCCGGTGTGTGCGGAGCAAACCAAGTGGCTGCGGGAAATCCGGTGCCATAGTGAGGTACCCATTGCACAAGGGGAGCTGTTCAACCGCTCTATTGACTGGCGGGATTTGATTAGCGGGCATTTGATCGATTACATCCGGGTGCATATAAGCCAGATCGGGGGCATCACGCCTGCGCGCAAGCTCCAGATGTTCGCGGAGCAGTACGGAGTCCGGACAGCCTGGCACGGTCCTGGAGATATGTCCCCCATCGCGCATGCGGCCAATGTCCATATCGATCTGGCAGCTATGAATTTCGGGGTTCAGGAGTGGTCCGGCATTGAGCCGCCCAACTTTGTGATCCAGGATTTAAAGGGTCCCAAAGGTGCGCTTTTGGAGGTGTTTCCCGGACTTCCGGAATTTAGGAACGGCTACGTGTATCCCAACGAAAGGCCTGGTCTGGGGGTGGACATCAATGAGCGGGAGGCAGCTAAGTACCCTTGCGAGAACACGGTGACCATCTGGACCCAAACCAGGAACCGGGACGGAACTCTCCAGACGCCGTGA